The genomic segment GGAAATTCCCGTTAACGCACAATTTATTCGTAATATGGTCATTGCTGCCCACGGTATTCACGATCATATCGTGCATTTCTATCATCTGTCAGCTCTTGATTGGGTGGATATTGTTTCAGCCCTGTCCGCTGATCCGAAAGCTGCCTCAAAACTTGCTCAGAGTTTGTCTGACCATCCCAATAATGGCTGGCAGGAATACAAGGCTGTTCAAGATAAGCTGAAGACCTTTGTGGGATCAGGACAATTGGGTATTTTTGCCAATGGTTACTGGGGACATCCCGCCATGAAATTACCACCAGAGGTCAATCTCATTGCGGCTGCCCATTATCTGGAAGCCTTTGAGATTCAGAGAAAAGCCAACCAAATCACGACTATTCTCGGTTCAAAAACACCCCATATCCAGAATCTGGCAGTTGGTGGTGTTTCCAATCCTATCAATCCCGATAGTCAAGCTGCATTGAACATGGAACGTCTGCAGATGGTCAAGGGTCTCATGGATCAGTTGAAATCCTTTATCTACAATGCCTATATCGTGGATGTGGCTGTGGTTGCCTCCTTCTACCAGGACTGGTTGGGTTATGGCTCAGGTGTCATGGATTATCTGTCAGTTCCAGATTTTCCAACTGATACCAAGGGCACCCAATTTGGAACTCCCGGTGGATATATTCCTGGTGGCGATATCAGTAAACTCAAACCAATCACCTCTTTCCAGGACAAATATTTCCGTGACGGAGTCAAGGAAAGTGTGAAACACTCATGGTATGAAGGTGAGAGTAATCTGCATCCGTATAAGGGTGAAACTGAACCTCATTATACTGATTTTGAAGATGATGGAAAATATAGTTGGGTGAAAGCACCAACATTCCTGGGCAAACCAGCCCAGGTTGGTCCTCTGGCAAACGTATTGAACATGTATGCCCAGGGTCATGAGACAACCCAGAAAGTAGCTGGCGTTGCTTTTGCCAAGATCAAAGCCATCACCGGTTCCAAATCTGATATACCAATCAGTGTTCTTCATTCAACGCTGGGCCGTCACGCTGCCCGGGCAATCAGAACAGCCGTTCTGTTTGAAGAACTTGAGAAAAACTATAATTACTTGATTAACAACATCGCCAGCGGCGATATGACAACTTTCAACCCACCTGTTTTTCCCAAGGGTGAACAGCAGGGTTTTGGTTTTCATGAAGCACCTCGTGGGGTTCTTTCGCATTGGATAGTTATTAAGAATGGTAAAATCGAGAATTATCAAGCCGTGGTACCTTCCACCTGGAATGCTGCACCTCGGAATGATGATGATGCAGTAGGACCCTACGAAGCTTCACTCATGGGGAATCCTATTGCAGATGAGGAAAAACCACTTGAGGTCTTAAGGACGGTACACTCTTTCGATCCCTGTCTTGCATGCGCAATCCACCTGCATGATAACAAGCGGAAGGATATTTCGAAAGTCCATGTCCTCTAGCCCAGAGGTGGTCGTCCTCGGCCTGGGCAACATCCTCATGGAAGATGAGGGTATTGGGGTCCATGCTGCTAACCACCTCC from the Candidatus Neomarinimicrobiota bacterium genome contains:
- a CDS encoding nickel-dependent hydrogenase large subunit is translated as MSKRIVVDPVTRIEGHLRIDCDIKDGKVSKAWSSGQMWRGIETILKGRDPRDAWVFTQRICGVCTTVHAIASVRTVENALEMEIPVNAQFIRNMVIAAHGIHDHIVHFYHLSALDWVDIVSALSADPKAASKLAQSLSDHPNNGWQEYKAVQDKLKTFVGSGQLGIFANGYWGHPAMKLPPEVNLIAAAHYLEAFEIQRKANQITTILGSKTPHIQNLAVGGVSNPINPDSQAALNMERLQMVKGLMDQLKSFIYNAYIVDVAVVASFYQDWLGYGSGVMDYLSVPDFPTDTKGTQFGTPGGYIPGGDISKLKPITSFQDKYFRDGVKESVKHSWYEGESNLHPYKGETEPHYTDFEDDGKYSWVKAPTFLGKPAQVGPLANVLNMYAQGHETTQKVAGVAFAKIKAITGSKSDIPISVLHSTLGRHAARAIRTAVLFEELEKNYNYLINNIASGDMTTFNPPVFPKGEQQGFGFHEAPRGVLSHWIVIKNGKIENYQAVVPSTWNAAPRNDDDAVGPYEASLMGNPIADEEKPLEVLRTVHSFDPCLACAIHLHDNKRKDISKVHVL